From a single Oreochromis niloticus isolate F11D_XX linkage group LG4, O_niloticus_UMD_NMBU, whole genome shotgun sequence genomic region:
- the LOC109201869 gene encoding serine protease 27 isoform X1, whose protein sequence is MDLTAMAFYKVMCLAAGLMLLTQESESQLDVCGQPKLNTRIVGGQVAPVGSWPWQVSLQRSGFHFCGGSLINSQWVLTAAHCFQTSTPTGLTVNLGLQSLQGSNPNAVSRTVTQIINHPNYNSGTNDNDICLLQLSSPVTFTSYISPVCLAASDSTFYSGVNSWVTGWGNIGSGVSLPSPQNLMEVEVPVVGNRQCNCNYGVGRITDNMICAGLSAGGKDSCQGDSGGPMVSKQNGRWIQAGVVSFGEGCAEPNLPGVYARVSQYQTWINSQISSNQPGFMTFTSTGTNSDLSVNCTGLPPVPTTTTTTTLPTTTNHPINTTLPAILTRTTNTTLPTTTNGPTNTNHTINTTLPTTPTRPTNTTRPTNTNHTINTTLPTTPTRPTNTTRPTNTNHTINTTVQQPPPDLQTQPIQQTPTTQLTPPVQQPQPDQQTPRCIQPLPNVRTHRDNTLFTLKHSNLESIIHYMNLN, encoded by the exons ATGGATCTTACAGCGATGGCTTTCTACAAAGTGATGTGTTTGGCTGCTGGGCTGATGCTCCTGACCCAAG agtCTGAGTCACAGCTGGATG TTTGTGGTCAGCCAAAGCTCAACACCAGGATTGTAGGAGGACAGGTGGCCCCTGTTGGCAGCTGGCCCTGGCAGGTCAGTCTGCAAAGATCTGGGTTCCACTTCTGTGGAGGATCCCTCATTAACAGTCAGTGGGTGCtgactgctgctcactgcttTCAAAC CAGTACTCCAACCGGTCTGACTGTGAATCTGGGCCTTCAGAGTCTACAGGGATCTAATCCCAATGCAGTGTCTCGGACAGTAACACAGATCATCAACCATCCAAACTACAACTCTGGTACCAATGACAACGACATCTGCCTCCTGCAGCTCTCCTCACCAGTGACTTTCACCAGCTACATTTCTCCCGTCTGCCTGGCAGCTTCAGACAGCACCTTCTACAGCGGTGTTAACAGCTGGGTCACCGGCTGGGGCAACATAGGAAGTGGAG TGTCGCTTCCTTCTCCACAAAACCTGATGGAGGTGGAGGTTCCTGTTGTGGGAAACAGGCAGTGTAACTGTAACTATGGAGTGGGAAGAATCACTGACAACATGATCTGTGCCGGGTTAAGTGCAGGAGGAAAGGACTCCTGTCAG GGGGATTCAGGAGGTCCAATGGTGAGCAAGCAGAACGGTCGCTGGATTCAGGCGGGAGTCGTCAGTTTTGGGGAAGGTTGTGCTGAGCCGAATCTTCCAGGAGTCTATGCCAGAGTATCCCAGTACCAGACCTGGATCAACAGCCAGATCTCCTCCAACCAGCCGGGCTTCATGACGTTCACGTCCACTGGGACCAACAGTGACCTCAGTGTCAACTGCACAGGACTGCCACCAGTGCCTACAACCACTACAACCACCACACTTCCAACAACCACCAACCATCCAATTAACACCACACTTCCAGCAATCCTCACCAGAACGACAAACACAACACTTCCAACAACCACCAACGGTCCAACAAACACCAACCACACAATTAACACCACCCTTCCAACAACCCCCACCAGACCTACAAACACAACCCGTCCAACAAACACCAACCACACAATTAACACCACCCTTCCAACAACCCCCACCAGACCTACAAACACAACCCGTCCAACAAACACCAACCACACAATTAACACCACCGTCCAACAACCCCCACCAGACCTACAAACACAACCCATCCAACAAACACCAACCACACAATTAACACCACCCGTCCAACAACCCCAACCAGACCAACAAACACCACGCTGCATCCAACCACTGCCCAACGTGAGGACCCATCGTGACAatactttatttactttaaaacATTCTAACCTTGAGTCTATTATACATTACATGAACTTGAACTGA
- the LOC109201869 gene encoding serine protease 27 isoform X2, translating to MDLTAMAFYKVMCLAAGLMLLTQESESQLDVCGQPKLNTRIVGGQVAPVGSWPWQVSLQRSGFHFCGGSLINSQWVLTAAHCFQTTPTGLTVNLGLQSLQGSNPNAVSRTVTQIINHPNYNSGTNDNDICLLQLSSPVTFTSYISPVCLAASDSTFYSGVNSWVTGWGNIGSGVSLPSPQNLMEVEVPVVGNRQCNCNYGVGRITDNMICAGLSAGGKDSCQGDSGGPMVSKQNGRWIQAGVVSFGEGCAEPNLPGVYARVSQYQTWINSQISSNQPGFMTFTSTGTNSDLSVNCTGLPPVPTTTTTTTLPTTTNHPINTTLPAILTRTTNTTLPTTTNGPTNTNHTINTTLPTTPTRPTNTTRPTNTNHTINTTLPTTPTRPTNTTRPTNTNHTINTTVQQPPPDLQTQPIQQTPTTQLTPPVQQPQPDQQTPRCIQPLPNVRTHRDNTLFTLKHSNLESIIHYMNLN from the exons ATGGATCTTACAGCGATGGCTTTCTACAAAGTGATGTGTTTGGCTGCTGGGCTGATGCTCCTGACCCAAG agtCTGAGTCACAGCTGGATG TTTGTGGTCAGCCAAAGCTCAACACCAGGATTGTAGGAGGACAGGTGGCCCCTGTTGGCAGCTGGCCCTGGCAGGTCAGTCTGCAAAGATCTGGGTTCCACTTCTGTGGAGGATCCCTCATTAACAGTCAGTGGGTGCtgactgctgctcactgcttTCAAAC TACTCCAACCGGTCTGACTGTGAATCTGGGCCTTCAGAGTCTACAGGGATCTAATCCCAATGCAGTGTCTCGGACAGTAACACAGATCATCAACCATCCAAACTACAACTCTGGTACCAATGACAACGACATCTGCCTCCTGCAGCTCTCCTCACCAGTGACTTTCACCAGCTACATTTCTCCCGTCTGCCTGGCAGCTTCAGACAGCACCTTCTACAGCGGTGTTAACAGCTGGGTCACCGGCTGGGGCAACATAGGAAGTGGAG TGTCGCTTCCTTCTCCACAAAACCTGATGGAGGTGGAGGTTCCTGTTGTGGGAAACAGGCAGTGTAACTGTAACTATGGAGTGGGAAGAATCACTGACAACATGATCTGTGCCGGGTTAAGTGCAGGAGGAAAGGACTCCTGTCAG GGGGATTCAGGAGGTCCAATGGTGAGCAAGCAGAACGGTCGCTGGATTCAGGCGGGAGTCGTCAGTTTTGGGGAAGGTTGTGCTGAGCCGAATCTTCCAGGAGTCTATGCCAGAGTATCCCAGTACCAGACCTGGATCAACAGCCAGATCTCCTCCAACCAGCCGGGCTTCATGACGTTCACGTCCACTGGGACCAACAGTGACCTCAGTGTCAACTGCACAGGACTGCCACCAGTGCCTACAACCACTACAACCACCACACTTCCAACAACCACCAACCATCCAATTAACACCACACTTCCAGCAATCCTCACCAGAACGACAAACACAACACTTCCAACAACCACCAACGGTCCAACAAACACCAACCACACAATTAACACCACCCTTCCAACAACCCCCACCAGACCTACAAACACAACCCGTCCAACAAACACCAACCACACAATTAACACCACCCTTCCAACAACCCCCACCAGACCTACAAACACAACCCGTCCAACAAACACCAACCACACAATTAACACCACCGTCCAACAACCCCCACCAGACCTACAAACACAACCCATCCAACAAACACCAACCACACAATTAACACCACCCGTCCAACAACCCCAACCAGACCAACAAACACCACGCTGCATCCAACCACTGCCCAACGTGAGGACCCATCGTGACAatactttatttactttaaaacATTCTAACCTTGAGTCTATTATACATTACATGAACTTGAACTGA